The stretch of DNA GCAAGCTACCTCTTGTAAGCTTCAACAAAAAGCCCCGCTCAGTGAGCGGGGCTTTTTGTTGAAGCTTACAATGATAGGTTGCCTACCCCACAAACGGGGCCTTAAACTGCGGAGCCACGCGCTTCTTAGAGGCTTGCTCGTAGGCGTAGGCCACGGTTAGCAGCTCGCCTTCTTTGTAGGCACCACCTACAAACGACAGGCCTACGGGCAGGCCGTACACCTGGCCCATGGGCACTGTAATGTGGGGGTAGCCAGCCATAGCCGCCGGTGAGGAGAAACCGGGGCCGCCGCCTGAGTCGCCATTGATCAGGTCAATACAACGGGCTGGTGAGTTGGTGATGGCCACAATGGCATCGAGCTTATTATCAGCCAGCACTTTATCCAGCGCCTGCCTGGCTCCATTGTGCGATTTATTTAGGGCTGCCTTGTATTTGGCGCTATCTAACCCTTCCAGCTTGTTGGAGTTTTCCAGAATCTCCTGTTGGAAGAACGGCATAGCCTTGGCCTTGTTCTGGCTGTTGAAATTGATAACGTCGGTTAGGTTTTTAACCGGCGCATTGGCCGTAGCCAGGTACTTGTTTACGCCGTCCTTGAATTCGTAGAGCAGCACATCGTACTCGGCCTGGCCTAGCGGGTCGGTTTCCTTCTCTACTTCTACTTCCACAATGGTGGCCCCTTGGGCTTTGAGCAGCTCCACGGCGGCCTGCAACAGCGGAATGGCATCGGAAGAACCTTTCAGGTGCCCTTTTTCTACCCCCAGGCGTTTGCCCTTGAGGCCGTTGGCATCAAGAAACGTAGTGTAGTCGGGCTGGATTTTACCGTTGCTTTCCTTCGTCACGGCGTCGGCAGCATCCTCACCTGCCAGGGCCCCCAGCAGAACGGCGGCGTCACGGACGGTGCGGGTCATGGGGCCAGCAGTGTCCTGCGTGGCAGAAATGGGGATGATGCCGGAGCGGCTCCACAGGCCTACAGTGGGTTTAATACCTACCAGGCCACTGCAAGAAGCCGGCGACACAATAGAACCATCGGTTTCGGTACCAATGGCCAGGGCGCAGAGGTTAGCAGAAGCGGCAGCGCCTGAGCCGGCGCTAGAGCCGC from Hymenobacter taeanensis encodes:
- a CDS encoding amidase, whose translation is MNRRIFLRNGSLASLALSTFSLGACSTDTSQTAAIEGTTEGNAPADAFELNEATVQDLQKKMSSGAMSARSITELYLKRIEAIDKAGPTLNSVIEVNPDALAIADALDKERKDGKVHGPLHGIPVLIKDNIDTADKQQTTAGSLALAGHKAAQDAFIIKKLREAGAVVLGKTNLSEWANFRSTRSTSGWSSRGGQTKNPFILDRTPSGSSAGSGAAASANLCALAIGTETDGSIVSPASCSGLVGIKPTVGLWSRSGIIPISATQDTAGPMTRTVRDAAVLLGALAGEDAADAVTKESNGKIQPDYTTFLDANGLKGKRLGVEKGHLKGSSDAIPLLQAAVELLKAQGATIVEVEVEKETDPLGQAEYDVLLYEFKDGVNKYLATANAPVKNLTDVINFNSQNKAKAMPFFQQEILENSNKLEGLDSAKYKAALNKSHNGARQALDKVLADNKLDAIVAITNSPARCIDLINGDSGGGPGFSSPAAMAGYPHITVPMGQVYGLPVGLSFVGGAYKEGELLTVAYAYEQASKKRVAPQFKAPFVG